The region CGATGAAAACCGATATAATTATTATAACAATTCCCATCGAAAACATTTGTCCAATCATTCTCATTGATGCTAATGTTGATGATGCAACTCCATAATATTCGCTTTCAACCGAGCTCATAATTGCATTAACATTTGGTGATGAGAACAATGCAAAGCCAAACCCCATCATTGCAAGATTACCAACGATAATAAAGTAACTTGTTTCTTTTGTAAGAAAACAGAAAATAATTAGTCCGAATGTCAGCAGTCCCATTCCAACCGATGCAACATATCCCGGTTCGGTTTTATCTGATAGTTTTCCGGATATTGGTGAAAACAATGCCTGCATTACCGGCTGTGTAATTAATATAATTCCGGCATCTTCTGGATTTAACATCTTAACACTTTGAAGATAAAAGCTCATTAAAAAACTAATTGCAAAAGTTGCACTGTAATTTATTAAAGCTGCTGTATTAGACATTGTAAATGTTTTGTTGCTGCGAAACAGAAGTATATTAAAAATAGGATATGCAGTTTTTGATTCAACAGTGTATAATACTACAAAAGAAAAAATGGAAACTGCTAACAGAAAATATCCAGCAGGCTTAGGAAAGAATGAAACAGATATCATTAATAAAATGATTGAGAGAATATAAATAGCTGCGCCCCTGTAATCATATTTGTTATCTTCAAATTTCTGCCACTCATGTTTAAGATAAATTGCATTGATAACAATAAGGCAGACACCCAGCAAAGCGTTTAAATAAAAAATTCCGCGCCAGCTTACATTTTGTGTTATCAAACCGCCAAGAAACGGTCCGGATGAAAGTCCGGTATAAACCGCAGAGGTATTTATTCCGAGCACCCTGCCGCGTTGTGATAATGGAAAAACACTAACAAGAATTGCAGTTGAACAACTGAAAATAAATGATGATCCAATACCTTGCATAACCCTGAATACAAGAAGCATTATTGTGCTAAAAGAAACTGCACTTAATATTGAGCCTGATGTAAAGAGAATAATACCCCATTTAAAAAATTTTGTTCTGCCGTAAATATCTGTCAGTTTACCAACAGGCAGTAACAATGCCGCGGTTGTTACAATATATGCAGTTGATAGCCAGCTGAGAAGTAAAGCATTTGCATTAAACTCTTCGCCAATAACCGGCAGGGCAATATTTATAGAAGAACCCATGAATGCAGTCATAAACGAAGCAAGTGTGGTGATCCACAAAATAAGCTTGGAAGGCGGGTTGTCGGAAGCTGCTATCATTTATTAAGACAGATTATAATTCGTATTGTTCCAGCAGTTAAAAACAGAATGATAACCCAAATATAATGCATTTTAGTTTTATTGGATAAAAATTCTTAATTAAACAAAAATAAATTGTTCAGTTAGAGTTTGAGTTTAAAAACCAACTGCTACTCCAACATGTACTATTGGCTCCCACTTCTTAAATGGAGAATTTTTATCCTGTAAGACATCAAATAAAATCTCAGCATAAGCAGTTGCATTTGAACCAATTGGCTGTCTGTATCCTGCGCCAAGCAGTACAAACGGAACCCACACTCTTTCGGACTCATATTTTTGGCTTAATTGATTGTAGGTATGGTGTTCATAGTTTGTAAATGCAAATTCTGCGTGCAAATATCCAAGTGGAACCGGACTGTATCTCATAAACAAACTTCCGCCAAAGTTATGATAAGTAAAATTTTCTCTGTTCTTATAATTTTCTTTTATAAAAGAATAATGAGCCTTGAGCCCGGATGAAAACTTAGAGCTGAAATTATATCCTATCATAGGTTCGGCACTAATAAGAATATAGTCGTTCCAAACATTAGCTCCGACATTACCGCCAAAATACCAATTGCCGGCTTTGGATGCGGGTGTATTGCTTAGCATAGTAGCTGAATAATCTTCTGCAAAATTAAGTGAAGAAGAAAAACAAAGAACAATGAAGAAAGAGAATGTAATTGTTTTTTTCATAAGACAACCTTCCTTTAGCTTAAATAATTAATAATAATCGGATGTGTAAAACTAACACTTAATCAAATAAATTAAAGCGGTTTAGGTAATTTTATCAAAACTGCATTGGCAACTTTGTTTTAAAAATCAGCAGACATATTTTTAGAATAACAACATAAGAATTATCTTTTTGCAAAGACAAATTTAATTATTAAATCAGCTTTATATTCTCAATTATTTTTATATAGGAAATTTTTATGGGAGCTTTAGAAAATGTTCTAACTCAAATTAGTGATATTCTTTGGGGTTATCCGCTTATTATTCTTCTTTTCGGTACACATATTTATTTAACTATAAGATTGAAGATAATTCAAAGGTTTATCGGAAAAGCAATAAAGATTTCTTTGGGCAGAAGTAAAGAGGGAAGCGGGGATATTAGTCAGTTTGGGGCATTAACCACGGCACTTGCAGCAACAATTGGTACAGGAAATATAGTTGGCGTATCGACTGCAATTGCAGCAGGCGGACCTGGTGCTGTTTTATGGATGTGGCTTACAGGTGTCTTTGGAATATCCACAAAATACAGTGAAGCATTGCTCGCAGTTAAATACAGAGTTAAAATGGCGGATGGATCAATGGCTGGCGGTCCTATGTATGTTCTTGAGCGCGGATTGAATATGAAATGGCTTGCTGTTTTGTTTGCTGCTTTCACATCAGTTACTGCTTTTGGAATCGGTAATATGGTGCAGTCCAATTCTATTTCAACTTTAGTGTTTGAAACTTTTAATATACCGATGTGGATAACAGGAATTATTTTAACTGTTTTAACTGCTGTGGTTATTATCGGCGGAATAAAATCTATTGCAACTGTTTGTGAAAGACTTGTTCCTTTTATGGCGATAACCTATTTGCTCGGCTGTTTGATAATTCTTGCAATGAACATTGGAGGAATTCCGAATACAGTTATGCTGATATTTAACAGCGCATTCAGCGGGCATGCTGTTGTTGGTGGATTTGTTGGTGCAGGAATGAAAGAAGCAATAAGATTTGGAATCGCACGCGGGTTGTTTTCAAACGAATCTGGTTTGGGCAGTGCACCTATTGTAGCAGCAGCAGCACAAACTAAGAACCCTGTTAGACAGGCGCTGGTCTCTTCAACCGGTACATTCTGGGATACTGTTGCGGTCTGTGCAGTAACTGGATTAGTAATTGTAAATTCAGGCGAATGGTTGAAAGGACTTTCAGGAGCAGCATTAACCAAACAGGCATTCAGTGATTTTCAGATAATTGGTCCTATTGTTTTAACTTTAGGACTGTTAACCTTCGTCTTCTCAACTATACTTGGCTGGTCTTACTATGGCGAGAAAGCTGCCGAATATCTTTTCGGAAACAAAGTTGTAAAACCTTACAGATATCTTTGGGTGATTTTTGTAATGATTGGCTCTGTGATGTCTTTAAATATAGTGTGGACTTTTGCAGATGTAACTAATGCTTTAATGGCAATACCAAATCTTGTTTCATTATTACTATTAAGCGGAGTAATCGTAAAGGAAACAAAAAAATATTTATGGAACGGAAATATTGAAGAGGAAGGGGAATAATAATTTTAAATTTTTGTCAACGAATAAATAATTTTTTTAAAAGGCTTTCAGGCATTGATTGGTAAAGCAAACTATTTAAAGATAATTACTGGCAACTATTTTATTTTTCCTCCTGACTCATCAACTGCTCAAAGAATTCCATATTTGGTGAATCAGAATTTGATATAATAATTTTAATAATTGCAGTAAGCGGAACAGAAAGCAGCATACCAACGATTCCCCAGATATAACCCCAAAGCAGAACTGAAAGTAAAATCAAAAGTGGATTTAAGTTTAATCTTTTTCCAATAATCATAGGTTCAGCAACATTAAATGCAAGTGTTTGAATTCCAATCAGCACCAATAACACCAAAAGAACAGCACCAAATGAATCAAACTGTACAAGAGTAAATAAAACAGGAAATATCAATGCAGCAGCAGAGCCAATTGTAGGAATGAAATTAAATAGAAAAACGAATAATCCCCAAACGATTGGGAAGTCAACCCCTATCAAGCCCAAAACAATAGTAGTAATTAAACCCGCAGCAAGATTAACTCCCACTTTTGCGATTATGTATCGCTGTATTTGATTAGTTATTTTGGTAAAAGTATCCTCAAGCTGCTGAATGCTCAGTTTCTTTCGATTATCCGGCTCATCAGCAGGTTCTGAACCATCAACTGACTCAGCATTTTGTTTAATATCTTTTTTTATCTCATTAAATCCTGAATAGGCTTTTTTAAAAACATATCTGCGTTCAATTGCATTGTAGATGGTTTTATTTCCTGAAAGAACAAATACAAAAAAGAAAAGCACAAAAAGCACGCTTCCGAGCAATGAAAAGGTAGATGAAAACAATTCGCTTAAAATATCTTGTAAGTTTAACGACTTAATTAAATTGTCGAATGAAAACTGTGTAAAGAATTTATCTGTAATTCCTAATGAAACAGCAGCATTTCTGATAAGACTGCTTAGCTTATCACCATAGAATGGCAATCCATCAGCAAATTGAAAGAATGAATCAACTACAATTCTTCCTATACCATAAAGCATAAAAAAAGTAATGGCAAGATCAATTAGAATAATTAAGAACATCGGAATCTTTTTTTTGGTTAGCCAGTTATTGAAAGGTGAAAATACAAAGAAAAGGAAAACCGCAATTAAAAGAGGGATGCAAATATGACTTAACTCTTTTAATACTATTCCAATTACAACTAAACCAATTACAACGATGAAGAACTTTGTTACTCCATCAAAACTTGTTTTATTTGTCATAATAAATTCATTTATCTTAATCCAACAAAAATGATGGATGATTTATAATAATTAATTATTACACGGTAACATACAGGTGATATTACACGGTGTTATCGCTGTTATTTAATTAATCCGCCAGGGGTTTGCGGTGTTGATAACAAATATTCAAAAAGCTCCCAGCGTTTTTTCAGATTATCAACTGTTCCGCCATTACTTTCAATATAATTTTTTACAATATCATATCCCAGATTATAGTTGATCACATAACTTCTGTAAGTTTCAATAAACGAAACATATTTATCAGCACTCTCTTTTGTTCGTAAAGAGTTTTTCTGCAGCCATTCAACGGTTTGATCACGGTTCCACTTTTCATTTAGATAATTTCTTGCTGCCTCATTTCCTGCATAAGAAAAATTCTTTTGCAGATCGAGAACTTTATAATAAAGATCAGCTTCATCAGAATTAATTCCGGCTATCGGAAACAAAATCTCTTTTTCAAATTTTATCCTTTCATTTCCGGGGAATGCCATTGCGATACCATAATTAGCTGTTCCTTCTGCAATTAGTGATTGCGGAGAAAACAGAACATAAACTTTAAACTCAACCCAATTTCTTCCGTTTGAAAGCTTTTGCTCGAGTAAAGTATTATAAACGTGATGTCCGGGATAACCTTCGTGAGATGCAAGATCAACCGCGCGGTCAATAAAAACCGGCAGGTCGGTATTTACTTCTATCAAACTGAAATAATTTCCTTTGTACCAATTATATGCTCCCCAGGGCTTGTCTTTTACATATTCTATTTTAAAAGATTCCTGTTCAGGTAATTTTATATAATTCAAAGTTCTTATTCTGCATTCTTTAATTGCAGCATCAAAAACATTTTTAAGTTTATCTGCAGGAATGATAAATTTCATTTTAAAATCATTTAATCGTTTTACAACATCACCTTTACCGGGTAATATATTATCGAGTTCAGCTATTGCATCCTGGAAATACCCGTCATTATGAACAGGTGCCTCAGTATCATATAATGCTTTTGTTTCCATATCAAAAGGAAGTACAACACCGTTTAACATATTAATATAAGTTTTACAGGCAAGCATCTGTTTGTAAAGATATCGAAATCTCAATGTTTCAAGTTCCGTAGCTTTATATGCACCCAGAGATTCTAATTCATTTAATATCGCATCAGTTTTTGAGGATAATTCATTAAACGCTGTTGAATCAAATTGTAAATTTGTTTTTAAACCAGAACGCCATTCTTCGGGCCCATAATAAGCATCAACAAAATCTGAATCATACTGCCCGATATTAAGAACAAGTTTTACATATTCTTCTGCAATTGAATTCATCTTTAATTCTAAATCACTTTGAATTATTGGTTCCTTGCGCTCGCTGCAAGAAATAAAAATTATTGTTGTAAGTAATATGAAAAATATTTTATTCATTTTATTTCCTTAATTATTCTAATATCAGGACTAATGATTTAATTCCAGTTACATTTATTGAAATCAAATTATTTTTTACCTCATAAATTTTTTCACTTATAATATCTTTAGCATTATTAATTTTATATACTGCTGGTAATTTCAGTTCAACATCTTGTTTGTAAATGCTTTTATTTAATATTACTAAAATTCTTTCATTCATATCCGATCTTAAATAAGCATAGATATTTTCATCAGCCTGTAATGTTAAAAAATCTCCGTATCTCAGAGCAGAATGTTCTTTTCTAATGTGAATCAGCTTACTAACATCTTTGAGAGTTTGTTTTTCATATTCGTTAAGCTCATCATTAAATCTCATCATTCTTCTGTTGTCAGGATCAGCGGCACCAGTCATTCCGATTTCATCTCCGTAATAAATAATTGGAATTCCTGGAATTGTCAGCAGGTAAGCTAAATGTAATTTAAGTTTATCATAACTTTCCGGATTATCAACCTGCGGTGGATTTGTCCATCCGATCTCTATTGCCTGTCCGTCATTTATAGCAAGATCACCATCAGCATAAGCCATGTATCGAATCTTATCATGACTATCCATTATATTGCCCATCAGATTATTATATCCGAATACCTGAAATGATTTTTGCATTTGATAATCAAGCAATTTGAAGGAAGCATTATCATCTAAAAAAGTAGGAATAGCAGCATCGTAAAGATTAAAATTAAACTGTGCGTTTAATTGTCCGTTATTAACATAAGATGCAATCAGATCAATTCCGCCGAATGTTTCACCAATTTGATAAATTTCTTTTTTCTCAGGGATTGAAATTTCTCTTTTAAGTTTTGATGTTAATAATCTCCAGTATTCATTCGGAACATGCTTAACGGCATCGTGACGAAATCCGTCAGCGCCGGTAACTTTTAGCCACCACACCGCATTATCTGTCATAAACTCAAGCGCTTCAAAAGAACTTACATAATCAAACGAAGGCATATAAGGTTCGAACCAGGTGGTTAATCTATATTCATCCCACAAACGCAAGTTTAACCTTCCGTTAGGTAAATTGTAATTACCGAACCAATCCCGGTGATCTTTCCACATCCAGTGCTCTTTGTGAACATGATGAGCAACATAATCCAAAAACACACTTGATTTTTTTTGATGTGCAAGATCAATAAATTTTTTAACAAGATTCATATCGCCAAAATGTTCTTCGACTTTGGTTGAAGAAACAGGCCAGTATCCATGATAACCAGTGTACCAGCGATGCGGTGCAGGAAACTCTCTGTAAGCATTATTAGTATTATCTACAATTGGAGAAAGCCAGAACGCATTTATTCCGAGCTGCTCAAAATAGCCTTCTTCAAGTTTGTTGATTAATCCCTGCAAGTCACCACCCTGATAATTAGCTTGGGTAAAAAGTGAATCGTGATTAATTGGAGCATCGTTAGATGTATCTCCGTTACAAAAACGATCGATCATTAAATTATAGATTATATTATCATTCAAAGTATGAATATCGGAGTTTCCGGCAATAACCCCATTGTGCAATTGAACTGTTTGTATATTGCTGTGTTTTCCCATTCTGTTAACAGCAAGCCGTATATAATGATTATCTATGAGCATTTTCCCTTTTACTGTTAGACTGATCTCTCTTCCATTCAGCTTTATCAATTCTTTGGGAAATAATTTATTGTCAAAAAGAACAACCAGACTTTCATCATCAACGAAGTTACTTCTATCGCTGTTTTCAAAATAAAATTTTAAGACAATTTCATCTTCCTTTTTTTCTGCTCCGGTGATGTGAAGAAACATTTTATCAATTGCAGGCTCTTCAATTATTCGTACTGAATTAAAATCACCCATTCCATTTGATACTTTAACCGGGTTTGCAGGATCAACAACTTCTTTTCCATCAATAAAGAATTTATATTCATATCTGCCAGGATCCAGAGGTATTTCAACTTCAAACACTCCATCACCGTTTGTATCTTTCATTGGTAAGCCTTGACGATCCCAGCTGTTGAATTGTCCGAACAGATTGATCTGTTTTTCTCCGGATTGGGGTTTATATGTAAAGAGATATTTTTTAGTCTTTATCAGTTTTACAGGCAGCTGATACGTTTCTCCATTATGCTTAAATGAAATCAATTCTATTCCTGAAAAATTATCTTTCGGGGTAAATGAGACTTCATTTAATGAAGCATTATATTCTACATAAATATTTTTGTTGGAAGTAAACTCTATATTATAACTATCTGAGTAAAAAATATCGCTTATCAATACTTTTGTTGTTTGTTCCTGTAATAGATTTACGGGTTGGATCAAATCATAAATTGGCTGTGAGGAAACAGTTGAATAAAAGAAAATTAGCGCGATTAAAATATTTCTAACCATTTTATTATCCTGGAATAATTGCTCAATTGTTTCGTTGATGAATGCTGAACCTGAGATTTATTGATGCTGTTTTTTGTAACACAAATTTACAACAAACAGATCAAATGTTTTAGTGGGAAAAGCTGTGATTATTTCAATTCGCTAATGTCATCAATAAAGTAACAGTAATTATGTTTTTTCATTCCGATCTTTGAGTAGTAATCAATTACAGACGGAGCAGAAAGTAATATGAGTTTTGCCTTCGGTGTTGCTTTTTTTGTTTCTTCAACAAGTTTTTTTCCGATTCCCATTTTCTGATACTCTACGTTAACTGCAAGATCAGAAAGGTAAGTGCAGTAAACAAAATCAGTAATTGATCTTGCAACCCCAATTAATAACCCGTTTAATCTTGCGGTAACAATTAAATTTGCATTGTTGCACATTGTTGTAATTCTTTGCTCATCATCAACGGGTCTTCGCTCGGCAAGAGTGCTTGATTTAAGCACTTCAATAAATTCATCAGGGTCAAGAAATCGTTCAATTGCATAATTTATTTTATCCATAGTAACTCCATAAATAAAAAAAGCGAAGAACAATTGCTTGTGCTTCGCTCTAAACAAATTTAAGTAATCTTATTTTAGAACAGCATCTTTTGCTGCTTTAGCTATTCTGAATTTCAATACTTTTTTTGCAGGGATAACCATTGTTTCACCGGTAGCAGGATTTCTTCCCATTCTTTTCTTTCGGTTAACAACAACTAATTTACCTAAACCAGGTATTGTGAATGCCTTCTTAGCTTCTTTGTATGATAAAGCTACGAGCTCATCTAAAAACTGACCAGCTAATTTTTTTGTAACACCGGTCTTCTTTGCCATGTGGTCAAGAATTTGGCCTTTGGTCATTGGTTTTACTGCCATAAATAGCCCTCTCTTTTAATTTATGAATGAAGTTAAATTACAAAGCGAAAATAAATATATTTTTTCTGAAAAGAAAAGAGCCGCACTAAATATTTTAATGTAATGTTAAAGCCTAATAAACACTGAGTGAAACAGAACCCCATGTTAAGTGTTAATTACTGCTTTGTTGAGGTGAAGTTAATTCTTTATTTTGATGTTAGTAATTTTTAGCAGATTATCTTCTTTATGTATAAAAGAATTGCAATCCTTTTTTTGATGATTCAGTTTTATCCGGCTGCACAAGTTGTTGATTCTCTTGAATCAAAAGTTAAAATAATAAATGATACTGTTTTTACTGTTCAGGATTCAGTTTTATTAAATGATTCTCTGCTTGCTTCTGTCAAGAAGGATTTAATTATTCCTTTACACTCTTCAACATTATCTGACAAACATTTTATTATCAGTAATAACCAGATTACTCACAATGATTATAAATATACCGGGGATTACCTGAGATTATTCCCTTTTAACTTTATAAAAGATTTGGGATTTACCGGGCAGCCTAATGAAACTTTTCTTTATGGAGTTGGCAATAGTTCTATCAGCTATTTGTTGGATGGAATATCAATAAATAAAACTTTTTCAAATTCGTTTAACTTGAATATGATTCAAAGTGAAGATATTGATTCGATTGAAATTATTCCGCTGCCAAGAGGATTTTTATATGGTGCAGATAATAATCCGGTTAGTATAAATTTTATAACAAAAGATTCTGTAAGACTTCAGCCTTATTCAAGATTAAGATATTATCAGGGCGCAAACCGCAATCTGATGCTCGATGGCAGCTTTGATGTCCATTTAATGAAAAGATTAATTGGCTCATTCTCAGTTACAAACAGAATACTTGACAGAACTTATAAGGCAACCGATTTCTCAATATGGCAGGGAAAGTTTAAACTTAAATATCTTTTATTAAACGATATTAACATTATAGCTTCATACAACATAACAGATTACAAAGCCGGTTACAGCGGCGGAGTTAATGTTGATAGTATTTTATCTCTAGGGAAAAATCCAGATAACATAATGTATGACTTCCGTACTGCACCTGTGTTGTATCCTGATGGAAAAATAAGTGTGTTAACCCATTTACCGAGATTAAGAGTTTTAGCAGCTCCGGTTAACTGGCTAAAGACAGATGCAAGTGTTTTTTATTTTTATAATGATTATGATAAAAAGACAAATGATAGAGAATATGCAGAGACTAAAACTTTTGGTTTTAATATCAACAATAAAATTAATCACGGTGTGTTTAATCTTGATATAAATCTTGATTATGAAAAAAGTAAAATCTCAGCAACTGATACAATTACACAAATCCCATTAAGTTATCTGCTAAAACAAAATTTTAACAACCTATCCGCCGCAGTTGCTTTTTCCTTAAATATTGACAGCGTAGCTATTCCATCTATATTTTATAAAATATCTAAAAACAGTTTAGATTATTCGAGGTTTGATCAACAAGAAAACATAGAAAAATTAAGTAATGGTGTTGGTATAGATGTGTTGTTTAACTTAAAGAAATCTTTAGCTGTTTATATAGGGGCTTCATATTTAAGACCGGATAAGACATCTTCTTCAGGGTTTTCGTTTATTGAAGCGGGGTTAAAATATTGTTCAGATATTTTTACAGGCGAAGTTAAATACTTCCTGAATGAATATACTTATTCAAAGTATATGTGGAATCATATTTTCAGCTCTGGAAACTTAAATGGATTTTCCGGAAGTATTAAACTTAATTATAATGTTTTTCTTCTTGAATCATCTTTATCTTTTTACTCTGCAAACAATAATCACACTATAAATGTTCCCGACTTTCAAACGCAAACCGGATTATATTATAAAAGCATTTTATTTAAAGATAATCTTAACCTTAAGACTGGTTTTGTTTTTTATTACACTGGTAAGAATAAAGTCTTCACTTATGAAAATGGTTTACTTGAAGTTCCATCATCATATAAGCTTGATTTTACACTTGTTGGTGAGATCCAAAAAACTGCAATAGTGTATTTTACTTTAGAGAATGTGTTTGATAATGATTTTTATATAACGCCTTACTATCCAATGCCTGAAAGAAACATAAGATTTGGTGTAGCCTGGGAAATGTTTAATTAAAAATGGAACACGGATCGAACTGATCAAAACGTATTAATCCGTTTAAATCAGTTGCATCAGTTAAATCCGCGTGCCATTATATCTACAAACTCAGCATCTCTTTAAACTTAACAGCCTGTCTTCTTGAAACTTCGATTTTATGTCCACCTTTAAGCTTAGCCAATAATCCGCCGTTTAGCCATGGCTCGATACTCTCAACCCATTTAAGATTTATAATATGTTTTCTGCTTGCACGGAAAAACGACTTGTTATCTAATCTTTCATCAAGATAATTTAATGTGCGTAGTATAAGTGGTTTATTGTCATCAAAAAATAACCTTACATAATTACCTTCAGATTCAAGCAATCTCACTTTTTCTAATTTTACAAACCAGCATTTATCTCCGTCTCTAACAAAAACCTGATCATCGGCAGTAAGGATTTCCTGAGCAAGAGTGTGTGATTTTTCTTTTCGTCTTCCCTCAATAAGTTTTTTTATTGATTCTGCAAGCCGTGATGGTTCGATTGGTTTTAAGAGGTAATCAAGTGCATTAAACTCAAAAGCCTTTAAGGCATATTCATCATAAGCCGTAGTGAAAATAACTTTTGGTACATTATCAAGTTCCTCCAGAAGCTCAAATCCATTTTTACCCGGCATCTGAATATCCAGAAAAATAACATCGGGGTTAAGTTCTGATATTTTATTGTGTGCATCATCTGCGTTTACTGCTTCGCCGATTACTTCAATTTCTTTAAATGGCTCTAATAATCTGATTAATTCAGTTCTTGCTAATCTTTCGTCATCAATTATTAATGCTTTCATAATCTTGTATCTCCTGATGGAATTTTAAGTGTTGCTAAAACTATATTTTTGTTTTCATTACTTAAAGACAATGATGCTTTTTCTCCATATAAAAGAGAAAGCCTTTGTTTAGTATTACTAATGCCAAAACCCTGAGAAATTTTTAAAGCAGTTTCATTAAACTGCCCGTTGTTTCTTATTTGAATTATTAATGTTGATTCATCAGTAGAAGCAGTAATATCAACCTCTCCGCCTCCGGTTAATTTTGAAATTCCGTGCTTAATTCCGTTTTCAACCAATGTCTGAACCATCATCGGCGGAATTTCAACCCTGTCTGCAGAGGGAGTTGAGCTGATATTATATTGTAATCTTTCTTCAAATCGGATTTTTTCCAGATCAAGATAATCTCGAATGGTTTTTAATTCATCAGAAAGAGGCACTGTTTCGGTTCTTTC is a window of Ignavibacterium sp. DNA encoding:
- a CDS encoding response regulator, with amino-acid sequence MKALIIDDERLARTELIRLLEPFKEIEVIGEAVNADDAHNKISELNPDVIFLDIQMPGKNGFELLEELDNVPKVIFTTAYDEYALKAFEFNALDYLLKPIEPSRLAESIKKLIEGRRKEKSHTLAQEILTADDQVFVRDGDKCWFVKLEKVRLLESEGNYVRLFFDDNKPLILRTLNYLDERLDNKSFFRASRKHIINLKWVESIEPWLNGGLLAKLKGGHKIEVSRRQAVKFKEMLSL
- a CDS encoding putative porin, which translates into the protein MYKRIAILFLMIQFYPAAQVVDSLESKVKIINDTVFTVQDSVLLNDSLLASVKKDLIIPLHSSTLSDKHFIISNNQITHNDYKYTGDYLRLFPFNFIKDLGFTGQPNETFLYGVGNSSISYLLDGISINKTFSNSFNLNMIQSEDIDSIEIIPLPRGFLYGADNNPVSINFITKDSVRLQPYSRLRYYQGANRNLMLDGSFDVHLMKRLIGSFSVTNRILDRTYKATDFSIWQGKFKLKYLLLNDINIIASYNITDYKAGYSGGVNVDSILSLGKNPDNIMYDFRTAPVLYPDGKISVLTHLPRLRVLAAPVNWLKTDASVFYFYNDYDKKTNDREYAETKTFGFNINNKINHGVFNLDINLDYEKSKISATDTITQIPLSYLLKQNFNNLSAAVAFSLNIDSVAIPSIFYKISKNSLDYSRFDQQENIEKLSNGVGIDVLFNLKKSLAVYIGASYLRPDKTSSSGFSFIEAGLKYCSDIFTGEVKYFLNEYTYSKYMWNHIFSSGNLNGFSGSIKLNYNVFLLESSLSFYSANNNHTINVPDFQTQTGLYYKSILFKDNLNLKTGFVFYYTGKNKVFTYENGLLEVPSSYKLDFTLVGEIQKTAIVYFTLENVFDNDFYITPYYPMPERNIRFGVAWEMFN